In Lathyrus oleraceus cultivar Zhongwan6 chromosome 2, CAAS_Psat_ZW6_1.0, whole genome shotgun sequence, the DNA window ttatctgatgtgtacaagacCGTCACTttcatgaatgtatataatcaaagcttcttggtactaccaatggaggaatattggtctccatatgaaggtgatatagtttggcacaacgacgagatgcgtagaaagaaaaaaggaaggccaaatagcacacgtatcaggacagagatggattccacaaataaaatgataagattatgtagtatctgtcgtcaaccaggacacaacaagaacaactgtcccaatcgaggagcatcatctgggtcttaagctttttgtaacattgtatttctgtaaccttcaatcattatatatcattaagtttttgttacaacgaggttcacaacaaacatcagtacaaaataagctatttgaaaacagaaatatttctaactgattacaacaatcaaattgatgtcatctcgaccgaacatcatttccctagcatccttatcagaCTTCATTCacacccaaccaaagatactgtcgagtctctcaatacttctaatttttccccttctggtattttcccatctaaccaacaAACCAGCTCCCTCTTCAATTGATTGAACGTAGTGATGTCCCATAACagcatcagcatctgaggtttgtctctcgcataaatcacctttccgtatcggcgacgaacaccaaacatgattgccaaatgattaattgagatgtggaacaatgactcacacaacgcatctatttataacataaaaattgcattttacactaaggctccaattgaattggcgcctcctcttaagtCCTATATagggcgccaatccaattggctagggcacctaccatagccaatccaattggcgcctccattcaatttttaagaggagtctccaattcaattggcgactcctcctaaaaatggggtagtttgagaatttttttgaaaccatgggtatttttggaatttccttaaaaaagtgggttatttttgtaaaaatttcaCTTAATGTTACCATGATCAATTAACTTGAAAAATTAGTTACGTTTTATAATTAATATATACTTATTATGTAGGTCTGATTTAGACTGTTctttattatatttaaaaaatactttaatttattaaattattattattactactaCTTTTATAGTATTTTATTTATGTAGTTACTTGCATTTATTTGTAAGGGAATATGTTCAAGTAGTACTTCGAAAATAATTAGCTATAACAGTTAAAAGGCAAAACTAATACCTTTAAGATCTACGGTTGAACATGGATGacaaatatttaatttttttaaagtTTATCTTTTTATTAATTATTACAATAGTTTATAGATAATGCATTATGAAAATTTACAAAGAATAAAAGAATGAGATAACATGTTAAAAAGGGGTAGAGAGATAGTAAGAGAGTGAGACaaaatgagtgagatatgaaAAGAGGTGTTAAATGTTCATATGTGACATATgatcaaaattaaaaaaaaaattatcaaaacACTATTTTTTCTCactatatttttttattaatttatatcTACACTCTATTTATAACTAAAATTAACTTAGTTTTTAATATAATTAAGTTACACTGACTCAATTAAAATATTGTAGtctttaaataaattttttaaacAAATTCTTTTATCGCACACGCAGATATTTATTAGATACACTAAAAAAATTGCTCACACATTGATTTCCATTTTGGTTACACGACATACCAGTATTATATTGTATTCTTTATATCATAACTAAATATAATTTTCTTATACAGCCAAACTAAAACACAATGGAATCTTCCAATTATGTAAGGAATTGAGACAGAAGAATGTTGAAACTTGCTTCGACATAAAAGTAAGTTATACTTAATCATTTATTTTATACTTTTACGTTAGATATCAATTGGGTCATACATATTCTCACTATTCTTATGGAATAAATTTTAGATATGAGACTTTGAAGATAAATGAAACACATGGAAGGATGAACAAAAAACTTCATTCATCAACAAACTCGACAATAATGTGTATTTACCTTTTCCGTAATATGTATAAAAAATCGTTTCTTGCACTTTCACCACTCTTTCACTAACATTTTTATCATCCTTATTGAAACAGGTCAAACGTCTAAAAATTTACTCTGTCGGTTGAAGTTCCACGGTGATAATAGATAAAACACAACTTTGGAAGGTGGTGAAAAGAGAAATGTATCTCAAAGGATGAAGAGGTTTTTATTTTATTcatgtaaaaatatttttaccCTAGAATATTTTTGAATACATTAATTTAACTTCTATTAATGGTTTATGTAAATAAAACAATATATATTTATTAAGTCAATTGTTTTCCTTTTTTACCAGAAATCCAAGTAATTCAGAAACAAGTCATAGTTGTTGTTCTACCATAAACTAAAACAAAGTATCTTTATTTCCCAAGTATACATTTATTTATGTCACAATAAACCATATTATATTCAAACTAGTCAAATATTTTGAATGTATTTCTTTGATGATATGACATTTCATCATTTATATAtagttttttaaatctcaagaACGTATTGATAAAGGGTTGTACGAAGAATTGATTCAAATCTTTATAAGGTAAAAAAGACTATATTACACTACTTACTATTAATTTTATTatctttttctctaaaaaaaatctaacttgAGAGTCTTACATTTTTTCCTTACTACGGAAAACAATTGTAGGAAAAAAGAAAATATTTCGAATAAAGATTTCAGACTCGACATTCCTCTTAAAAAACGTCATTGATGACACAGTATCAATAGTAATTTGCATGTTTCaatataattttgaatatctttgtttatcattttcaaaatgtaataatattatttttaatgcgATGTAAAATAGAAACCTCATAAAAATATACACATTTATTTTTCTTTGCTGTGCGCACTAAAAAAGTGTTCGTCTGAACGCTAATTTATATATAAAGGGAATACTTTATTATTAATTTTCATataacttttaatttttattattaacTTTCACATGCAgtcattttttaaaattatatttaactataaaatataatttatatttttattgaTACAGATTAAAAAACGGACAGACAACCGTCTCGTGTCTGTCTGAACGCTATTAGAGTTTAATGATAATCCATTATCACTTAACTAACACTTTAACACCTATAAAAGATTAAGAAAATCTTGAACCATAATCTACTCATAAAATTTGAAACTGGCAacgctctctctctctctctaaataTTTGAATAACGTTAATTCAATTCCAAATTCAAATCATCTATCAACAATGTCAACTGAAGTGAAACGCTCTGATCTTCATTCTCACTCCAAAAACGCTTCTCTCCCGTAAGTTCTTCAATTCTACATTGTCGTTAAATTTATCTTGTTGTTCTGTTTCCCATGCATGATGAAAGATTAACAATGTGATTAATTTAGAATTTAGGTTTCTTTTTCCGGTAATTTAAAGAATTCAATTAATGCATGTATGAATAATCGTCATTTGAAATTGAAACTTTAATTGCATACATGTGTTGATTTTGAGTTTTGATTGGAATCTTTGATTCAAAGTTGTGGCTTTTAAGGTAGATTAATTAAAATCATAATCACATGGATTAATTGGCTTTAAAAAGCGATTAATCTCACATGGATTAATTACGTTAAATCATCAGGGTTTCTTTCCGATCCCGTTTTGCATATGTTCTTTGAAGCCATTAAAAGTCAAATTTGGTCATGTTTTCTGTAACTTTCCTTGGTTTTCTGCAATTTCTCATGTTTTTTCTGCACTTTTTTATTACTTTTATTCTTAGTGGATCCACTAACTATGTATGTGACTTATGTTATTTTCAGAACTAGCAAAATGCAGAATATACCAAGTGAAAGCAAACCATTGAAAGAGTCAAAGAAAAAGGCTTCAGTTTCTTGTGCTCAAAATCAAGATGGAAAGAAAGTGTTAAAAGAAAACAAGTGCAAATTATCAAGCACAAAATCTAACATGTGTTTTTGTTCACCAACAACTCATGAAGGTTCATTCAGGTGTAGGCTTCACCGAATCAGTGCAGCTAAGAAATCATCAACTGAGAAAATCAATTTGAGATGTGTAAGGTTTGGTAGAGTTGGTTCTGCTGAATTTGGATCACATGATAGCTTAATCCAACTTTCTAAGTTGGGTTCTTAAGAAATTAGCTTATTTGGATTTCCATCATGTTGAGATTTTATTTTTGGGTTCATCTCAAACATGGAAAATTAGAAATAGTTAATGCGGATAGCTTTAATTTTATGTAAAGGGTTGGTTTGAATTGAACTTGTGCAGAAACTTTCTGTGAAATCTCTGCGTTTTCACTTTTATGGCTTTAGGTAGAAGTAGAATTTAATTAGATGATGAAATCTATTGAATGCAAATCGCTCAATTTTTTTTATAGAGTTATTTGAAGCTTTTGTTATTTTATTAAAGAGGTTATTATAAGCTTCTGCAAATTAGTTCTATAATAATGAATTCAATAAATATTCTGGAATCATGATATTTCTTTCATTTTTAACCGGTTTCTAAGTTGGTTTCAGTTGGTTATTATATGTTTCAAATTGACTTATTAATTTAATAAGTTTGGGAGAAAAGAAAGGAActtataattatttatttatattatgAAAATATTATAGACTCCTCCATTTTAAAATATCGATCTTATAAATTTTAACtttaatataatatttttttttattaagGTATCTTGTAACTTATACCAGTATCACCattaatttaatattattatttttctattattaGTCATGGTGAATTCACCAATATATAAGAGGAATATCataatgtttttttttaatgtttttatagtttatcatttgtgtaaattatgaaaataGTTTAGTTAATTAGAGTCAAATATTTAATCATGCCTTTGTCTTTTTTTAATAGAAACTCCACATATCGTTTTTTCTATAGGAGTGTGGTATACTATCATATAACTTTATTGtagagagtgagagagagagagccACAGACAAAATTGGCATGTCAAAATCTTTTGAAATTTGATTCTTTTCACTTTCCATCACATTACTCAAATCTTTATAAGTTTTAATTTATCTCTATTTTTAATTTATAAACTTTTTATATGGTTAGTTAATCTTAACTTgtaaaattaaaaaaagaattaTCAAGAATTGTTATAAATAATTGTgatattttataaatttttaataGCGATAAGATATATATTTCGTAGTAGTGGTTAATATAGATATCATTTAAATTGTCTTTCCAGGTTAATTGATCAGACACCATAGAATTCAAAAAAATGGGGAATTCTTTCAGGGGGGTCACAAACACCTAGGAGAATATTAGTATTCAGTAAATTGAAGTTCTAATTTTCTTATAAGTAAACATCATTAATTCGCATTTCTAGATCGTGGATATCTTAACAGCACATGCTCCGCTAATTTCTGAAATAGAAGAGGAAAACCTTGATTTCTATAAGAATTTAGTTGGGACTACACCAGCTACTTTGAAAGGGGTGAATATAGTGGCATTGAGGGCAGGGAAACAACTAACGACTACGCATCAGATTTCTCTAATCAGTCATGTGTCTGAAAATGAAGTGTGGCGTGCTCTATAGAGTATTGGTGAAGCTAAAACACCAAGTATAGTTGGCTATAACTCTAATCTTTTCAAAGCTACTTGGAATATAATTAAATAGGTGTTAGGTGGGGTTTCGACGTGATAACGTGGATGATGAGTCAATGAATCGAAGACGAATTGGGTGATGCAAATGAGGCACTTCGACAGAAGAAAAGAAGCAACAAAGGAAGAAAATGTTTATGTGGGAATAGAAGAGGGCTTCGATGGGCGAGGATGCTTGACAAAGTTTGTCCCCAAGAGCCTGACGACACCCAGTATTAGCTTTAAGAAACTAGTCGAAGCCCTTGTATATGATGTGTGATCTAggggacttagtgaaaatttaTGCAAGATGAAAAGTTATTTAGCTCGACTAGAGGCAGTTGGGGAATAAAATGAGGCTAAATAATTGTATTTCAGCCTTATCCGAGACAAGAGACGCATGGAAGCACATCTAGAGACAGTTTTGCATGTAGGCAAAATGTGGCGAGTGGGGAAGAAAGACCCGTTAAGAAGTAGTTATTTAGTTTTCCTATAAATAAGGattataacttagaaaaatcagTGTGATGAAATTACTACATAACTCATTTACTCAAAGTATCTGTATCAAAGAGAGAAAAGAGTGAATTTGAGTGCAAACATACATTCATACACCATTTTATTTATCAAAGTCTTTTACTTATATCTGTTTGTACTTGCTTTTTTCCAATACTTAGTCGAAACATAAAAAACGTTTTACGTCATGTTCTTCATTTGTTCTAAGAGTTATTTTCAAAACAAAACTCTTGAGTATTTATGCAAATACTACACACGATAATCACAACTTTTGCACGTATGTCTTGGGATAGATCTAGTCGATCCCGCGAGTGACCCTGTTTGGGAGGACTAGCGGGTTTTTTTTCCAAATTCACGAGTAAATAAATTTGAAAGCTCAGTGGGACATCGTGCAAAACTTTGTTTGAAATTTCTATTTTACGAAAATATCTCCTTAGTTTtgaaaaaaattcaaaagttCGTTCAAAGTGCAGGAGACTTAAAAGTGGTGCGACAAATAGAAACCACGCGAGAATATCCAAAAGATGTACTAGGATGGTTGGTTTTAAGAGCGCCAATACAAGCACTAATGTGAATGAGGATAATGTTGGTCCTACAAACACAAGCTCAATGCGTGCAACTACGACCAATCTCAGCGCCTTCATGGGGAGTTTGATGGCTATGTCGCCGAGTGTGCAAGAAACAATTATGATTCCTCCATCAACAACTGCTAATATTCCTGTAACTCCAATGCCCATTGTGGCCAGTGAATACATGCCTAATATGCCTAGTTTTACTATACCATCCTTTGTTGGTCGTGATTTCCAATACGGGATGCCTACATTGACGATGGCAGGTTTTTGTACCAACCCTTCGATGTTTTCTGATAATGCAGCCACAATGTTATCACCCATTAACGCGCATTTTGCATCAGGGTCTTCTTTAAGTGGCCCTAGTTGAAACTTCCAGTCTCAGTTAGGAAATGGGTTTGGCTCTCAAGCATTGTCACCCATAACTTTCAACTCGATGTTGGTTATGAGGCAACAAATGGATGAAAGTAACCATAAAATGGTTAACACGTTAACCAGACAGATTGGGActgtattcaatcccttgattCGAGACACCCATCAAAGCTACCAACAATTGGCTGCCCAAATGTATCAAATAGCAGACTTCTTTGGCGCCCCATAGCCACAAGTTTGATAAGTGGTACCACCCCAGAACTTAGGAGGAGTCAATGAGGGAAACATGGAGAATATGGGCCAACAATGTATACATAGGGTTTTCGAAATGGAGCAACCCCAACCACAAGTCTGTATAGCTCAAAGGGACCAAGATGTGGATCAAGTGATACAGAAAGTTCGGCAAGATAACTTGGTGGGGCAAAATAACATTGCAGATGTAGTCGAACGAATCATGGCCTAAAACGGGCTAAATATGGGTTTGTGTCGACCCAACTATACTCCCCTTTAAACAGAGTGTGTCTTACAGACAGAACTCCCCAAAGgatggaaagtccctaagttcaccaaatttGCGGGTGATGCGAAAAATTCCATAGTCGAACATATCGCTCGATATATGACTCAGGTTGGGGACATACCAAATAACGAGAACCTTAGGATGAGATACTTCCCTAGTTCTTTAACCAAAAATTCATTTACATGGTTTACTACACTCCCCCTAGTTTGATTAATGATTGGACACAGTTAGAGAGGTTGTTCCATGAGCAATTCTACATGGGGCACTCCAAAATTAGTTTGAAAGAACTAGCGAGTGTAAAGAAAAAATTCGCGGAATCGATAGATGACTATCTAAATAGATTCTTACTGTTGAAGGCAAGGTGTTTCACACAAGTGCTTGAGCATGAGCTTGTCGAAATGGCGTATGGAGGTTTAGATTACTCTATTAGGAAAAAACTAGATACATAATATTTGAGGGATATGTCCTAGTTGGCTGATAGGGTTCGACAAGTAGAACGCCTAAAAGCAGAAAAAGCTAAGGTGactaaaaataaaaaagaaagggtTACGTTTATAGACATAGACGAAAATTACCAAGTGTCATACATCGAATGTGTCAAGGAGAATGACATCAATGTGGCTGAATTAAAATAAGGGTCGTTGTATGTATGCAAACTACTTTAGCCGTCGAATGGAAAAAATCATGTCGAAACAGGAAAAAAAATAAGTTCCCTAAGAGAACTGACACTTTTGACGTGACTAAATGCGATGAGATTTTTTATTTACTCGTTGCAGATGGCCAAGTAATAGTTTCACCAGGCGCTAAAACGCTGCCTTTAGAGCAACTAAAGAAAATagggttttgtaaatatcataaTTTCTTGGGACACAAAATCTCACACTATTTTCTTTTTAGGGATCTCGTACAGAAAGCGATTAAGGATGGCTGACTTAAGTTTTCTGATAAGGGAAAGGCGCAAATGTAGATCGACACTGACCCATTACAGGTGGAGACTCATTACTCAGAGCCTTTGCAGATCAACATGCTAGAAGCTACTTCTGAAGGCTCCAACAGCAAAGGTGTTATGGCCATAGATTTATTTGTAGATTTGATTAAAGGCTGCTGAAAGCCTCGACAAGGATATAGACATGACTAAGGCTACTTAAGGCCTTAGGGAAAAGTTTCAAGTGTTTGAGATTATTGAGAATCTCGGGTGTGGAATCAACATGGTGAAAGTCGACAAGGGTGTTGACACAAAAGGTGACAAAGAAGCCATCCCAGAACCTGACTATATAGAGGTGACTTACCCAAAGGCTGAAGAAAGTTTGACTGAGTTTCTGGGCAGGTGCAAGGCCAAGAAATCAGAGGCAGTGCTATGCCTAAGATGTAGTGCCAAGTTCGATAAAAAGGAGGCACAACAAGTGGAAGTCGTGCAACTTGCAAAGAGAAAAGGAAATTGGAGGGATGCCTTCAAACCACAGTTTGATTTCGACCCTCATTGATAATAGGGTATGCACATGAATCAGGGGAGAAAACCCACCACTTATCAACCAAATCCAAATGTCCCTTAGGGAAAATGGTCGAGACCTATGGAGAAAGATGACTTGAGCCGTAAAAAATGGAAAACTTGGGAGATGGATATGGGTTCCTCAATCTATCATCAAAAGGAGCTCCAATCCTCTCAGAGAAGAACCCACATCCCTGATACTTATCTGGGGAAGAACCTCGTGACTAGGATATAATTGAGGAGGTTCCAAAGAAAAAAGAAAGTTGAAATAGaaactgaaattctggtatcagatatgagatgtcgaaggtaatgtcacgacactaatatctgaatgAAACAcacaggataaagataaagaatagtaatgcaagatacataagcaattgttaacccagttcggtgcaactcacctacgtctgggggctaccaagccaggaaggaaatccactaaatagaatcagttcaaagactctcagtacactccacaagttacagtctttttcacctaatctctacccgtgtgatttctacctaagaactcttagatatgagaatccactcactccccctcaatcacacctgtgataTTCAACAACAATTACTTctgaaaagaagacactcttcaaagacacacacttgatcttcaatcaagtagacacacacttaatcttacttaacagcttcaatcaagtagacacacaattgatcttgcttaatagcttcaatcaagtagacacaccctcatgcttacaagcttagagtgacaaattacaactcacaaataagaccaattcaatcatctatggatgaattgaatggcttacaagtcacacgaccaaacaagacacaaacccttattctctctcaatatttcgctcagtattggttgtgtgtcaaatcaggtttttccatgtcctatttatagaagcattcagctgggcttggacatcttgaaaaccctaaaactattttccaattaaatcttctcatgacagctggttagatctctttggaaaataagtaaatcaggttgtaattaatgattgaatgcgaTTGTGAATCAGATCTTaaatcatacatagattgccattaaatgcgcaatcacataacacataacattcaccctgaatgttctgtgtacaggatgtcatgacattgggtctgacatcctggaacaatcctgcataattccattttaaatatccatcaggtacataatatcagatgttATGACATCGTGTATAATATCCTGAAACAATCTTGCATAATCAtatttttaaactccagcaggtacaagaatatcttaagttaagacatcacatgcaacatcttgtgaacactctttgttttaccaaaattgctgccaacacttagaaccaacaaactccccctttggcaaattttggctaaaacatatatctgtccattttgttcacaaggaaaaacacatcagcagttaaacaggataacagcagtttaagcagcagcagaagaaaacagaattacta includes these proteins:
- the LOC127121486 gene encoding uncharacterized protein LOC127121486, coding for MSTEVKRSDLHSHSKNASLPTSKMQNIPSESKPLKESKKKASVSCAQNQDGKKVLKENKCKLSSTKSNMCFCSPTTHEGSFRCRLHRISAAKKSSTEKINLRCVRFGRVGSAEFGSHDSLIQLSKLGS